The following nucleotide sequence is from Micromonospora sp. WMMD1120.
CCCGGCTGGCCAGCGACCACTAGCGGATCACTCGGTAACCCGGCTGAGGAAGGCGGCGAGAGCGGCCCGGGTGCGGTCGACCTTCTCCGCCAGCGTCAGCGTCTCGTGCATCCGCGGCCCGGCGTGCTTCCTGCCCCGCAGGTACAGCGAGCAGGCCAGGTCGGAGCAGGCGTAGATGCCCACCGAGTTGCCCTGCCGCCCACCGGAGCCGGCCTTGCGGGCGGTCATCAGCGACACGCCGTCGCCGCTGTGCGTGGTCAGGCAGAGCGAGCACATGCTGCGGCGGGTGCGGCCGGTCTGCTGCGGCGCGACCCGGAGCGCCACCCCGAGCAGCCCGTCGTCGGTCTCGGCGACCAGGTAGGCCCGCTGCGGCGCGGCCGGATCTCGCCAGCCGAGAAAGTCGAGGTCGTCCCACTGTCGCAGGCCGAGGTCGTTCGGCAGGGCCAGCCGCTTCGACTCGCCCTGGGTCAGGTTGACGAAGGAGGTGCGGATGGAGGATTCGGTTGCGACTAACATAGACTTTAGCCTAGTTCCCCTAGGCAAATGATTAAGGGAGTGTGGTGGATGGCACGTGCCGGGCTGACCATCGAGCGCCTGACGCTGGCCGCGGCCGACCTGGCCGACGAGGTGGGCGTGGAGAACGTCACCGTCGCCGCGCTCGCCCGCCAGTTCGGGGTGAAGGACGCGAGTCTGTACTTCCATCTCAGGAACGCGGGGGAGCTCCGTGTGCGGATCGCCCTGCTGGCGTTGGCGGAGCTGGCCGACCGGGTCGCCGCCGCGCTCGCCGGGCGGGCCGGCAAGGACGCGTTGGTGGCCTTCGCCAACGCGTACCGGGACTACGCGCGAGCGCACCCGGGCCGCTACGCCGCCATGCAGATCGACCTCGACCCGGAGACGGCCGCCGCGAGCGCCGGCGTCCGGCACGCCGAGATGACCAGGGCGATCCTGCGCGGCTACCGGCTCGCCGAGCCCGACCAGACCGACGCGGTCCGGATGATGCACAGCACCTTCCACGGGTTCGTGAGCCTGGAGAGGACCGGCGGCTTCCGGCACACCCCGCGCGGCACCGACGAGTCCTGGATCCGCACGCTCGACGCCCTGGACGCCGTGCTCACCAACTGGCCGCCGCGCTGAGCGGCCACCGGACCAGGGCATAGGCTCGACGACGTGGATGACCTGGAACTGGCCGACTGGCGGGAGCGGGTGGCCCGGCTGTACCTGTCCGACGCCGACCTGGCCGGCTTCCGCGCCGGCCGTGACGAGCTGTTCGCCACCCACCCGCAGAGCCCGATCCCACCTGCGGACCGGCCGAACTTCACCGGCCTGCGGTACTTCCCGCCCGACCCGGATGCTGTGGTCGAGGCCCCGCTACGCCCTGCCAGCGGCGAGCTGCGCATCGACACCGGCGGTCCGGACGGGGTGGTCGCGTACCGGAGGGTGGCGGTGGCCGAGACGCGGTGGGGTCCGCTGACGCTGTGGTGGATCGAGGCGTACGGGGGCGGGTTGTTCGTCCCGCTGCGCGACGGCACCTGCGGGCGGGAGAGCTACGGGGGCGGCCGGTACCTCACCGACACCGTGAAGGGCACCTTCGGCCGGGGCGTCGAGCTGCTGCCCGGCGACCGGGTCCGGCTGGACGCCAACTACCTCTACAACCCGAGCTGCGCCTA
It contains:
- a CDS encoding TetR/AcrR family transcriptional regulator, which encodes MARAGLTIERLTLAAADLADEVGVENVTVAALARQFGVKDASLYFHLRNAGELRVRIALLALAELADRVAAALAGRAGKDALVAFANAYRDYARAHPGRYAAMQIDLDPETAAASAGVRHAEMTRAILRGYRLAEPDQTDAVRMMHSTFHGFVSLERTGGFRHTPRGTDESWIRTLDALDAVLTNWPPR
- a CDS encoding DUF1684 domain-containing protein gives rise to the protein MDDLELADWRERVARLYLSDADLAGFRAGRDELFATHPQSPIPPADRPNFTGLRYFPPDPDAVVEAPLRPASGELRIDTGGPDGVVAYRRVAVAETRWGPLTLWWIEAYGGGLFVPLRDGTCGRESYGGGRYLTDTVKGTFGRGVELLPGDRVRLDANYLYNPSCAYDDRWACPLAPPENRVDVPLRAGELAYHD
- a CDS encoding FBP domain-containing protein; translated protein: MLVATESSIRTSFVNLTQGESKRLALPNDLGLRQWDDLDFLGWRDPAAPQRAYLVAETDDGLLGVALRVAPQQTGRTRRSMCSLCLTTHSGDGVSLMTARKAGSGGRQGNSVGIYACSDLACSLYLRGRKHAGPRMHETLTLAEKVDRTRAALAAFLSRVTE